From Calothrix sp. PCC 6303, a single genomic window includes:
- a CDS encoding ArsR/SmtB family transcription factor encodes MSKTLSQQNSPELLAPVAEYFKVLSETSRLQILSCLRTGAMNVTEMGEATGLGQPNLSKHLKVLTQAGLISRQQKGVSVYYAISDPVIFSLCELVCDRIGDQIQKRAKEFEQIKALSTLSK; translated from the coding sequence ATGTCAAAAACTCTTTCTCAACAAAATTCTCCAGAACTGCTTGCTCCTGTTGCAGAGTATTTCAAAGTACTTTCTGAAACCAGTCGCTTACAGATTTTGAGCTGTCTGAGAACGGGAGCGATGAACGTTACTGAAATGGGTGAAGCGACAGGTTTGGGACAACCAAACCTATCAAAACATTTAAAAGTATTGACTCAAGCAGGTTTGATATCCCGTCAACAAAAAGGGGTTAGCGTTTACTATGCTATCAGCGACCCTGTGATTTTTAGTCTCTGTGAATTGGTATGCGATCGCATTGGTGATCAAATACAAAAGCGCGCTAAAGAATTTGAACAGATTAAAGCTTTAAGTACCCTCTCAAAATAA
- the modB gene encoding molybdate ABC transporter permease subunit produces MPQDLSPLWLSIKTSLLATGITFFLGIAAAYWMLGYSGKGKSLIEGIFISPLILPPTVVGFLLLMFFGKFGLAGQFLEKIGGFSVVFNWYGAAIAATVVSFPLMYRTALGAFEQIDQNLLLVAKTLGASPATIFWRIMFPLSLPGVLAGTTLAFARALGEFGATLMLAGNIPGQTQTMPLAIYFAVEGGANNEAWFWSLIIMGTSLSGIIGVNIWQESRGKRRKGGGGERERGRGGEISNSPTPIPNSGLFVDIYKQLADFNLQVSFSADKQPLGLLGGSGAGKSMILRCLAGVETPTSGQIILNGRVLFDSQKKVNVPSRDRKIGFLVQNYALFPHLTVAQNIAFGLPKGLSATAMRVQVESQLLGVQLAGLGDRYPHQLSGGQQQRVALARALASQPEALLLDEPFSALDTYLRSQLEQEMVAKLADYGGVSLFVTHNMEEAYRVCPNLLVLEQGKAIQYGSKQEVFEQPRTVTVAQITGCKNFSPAVVNGFDSVKAVDWGCTLRVVEPIPNNLSHIGIRAHQISFSKNANQENTFPCWLANSIETPHRMTLFLKLQSPAENGGDYHLQAEVFKEKWVTIKDQPFPWYVQLDSSRLILME; encoded by the coding sequence ATGCCCCAAGATTTATCTCCCCTTTGGTTATCAATAAAAACTTCATTACTTGCCACTGGAATTACCTTTTTTCTGGGTATTGCTGCCGCATATTGGATGCTGGGATATTCCGGTAAAGGTAAATCATTGATTGAGGGGATATTTATTTCTCCTTTGATTTTGCCCCCTACTGTCGTCGGCTTTTTGCTGTTGATGTTTTTCGGTAAGTTTGGTCTGGCAGGGCAATTTCTGGAGAAGATCGGCGGGTTTAGTGTTGTTTTTAACTGGTATGGGGCGGCGATCGCAGCTACTGTTGTTTCCTTCCCCTTAATGTACCGCACGGCTTTGGGTGCTTTTGAACAAATAGACCAAAATCTTCTACTAGTAGCAAAAACTCTCGGTGCTTCCCCCGCAACCATATTTTGGCGCATCATGTTTCCGTTATCATTACCTGGGGTTTTAGCGGGGACTACATTGGCTTTTGCCCGTGCTTTGGGGGAGTTTGGTGCAACTTTGATGTTAGCTGGGAATATTCCTGGACAAACCCAGACAATGCCTCTAGCCATTTATTTTGCTGTGGAAGGGGGAGCAAATAATGAAGCTTGGTTTTGGTCACTGATAATTATGGGTACTTCTTTATCAGGGATTATTGGGGTGAATATTTGGCAGGAATCACGGGGGAAGAGGAGGAAGGGAGGAGGGGGAGAGAGGGAGAGGGGGAGAGGGGGGGAAATTAGTAATTCCCCAACCCCAATACCTAATTCTGGGCTTTTTGTTGATATCTACAAACAACTAGCTGACTTTAATTTACAAGTATCTTTCAGTGCAGATAAGCAACCTTTAGGGTTATTGGGGGGTTCTGGGGCTGGTAAGAGTATGATTTTACGCTGTTTGGCGGGGGTAGAAACACCGACATCTGGGCAAATTATTCTGAATGGAAGGGTGTTGTTTGATTCGCAAAAAAAGGTTAATGTACCATCACGCGATCGCAAGATTGGTTTTCTGGTGCAAAACTACGCTTTGTTTCCCCATCTCACGGTAGCCCAGAATATCGCTTTTGGTTTACCCAAAGGACTTTCGGCTACCGCGATGCGGGTACAGGTAGAGAGTCAACTTTTAGGGGTACAATTAGCGGGGTTGGGAGATAGATATCCACACCAGCTATCTGGGGGACAACAACAACGGGTTGCATTAGCCAGGGCGTTAGCTTCGCAACCGGAAGCGCTATTATTGGATGAGCCTTTTTCAGCATTGGATACATATCTGCGAAGTCAACTTGAACAGGAAATGGTGGCAAAGCTAGCTGATTACGGTGGTGTGTCTTTATTTGTCACTCATAATATGGAAGAGGCTTATCGAGTTTGCCCAAATTTATTAGTATTGGAGCAAGGGAAAGCTATACAATATGGTTCTAAGCAAGAGGTTTTTGAACAACCCAGAACTGTCACAGTTGCCCAAATCACGGGTTGTAAAAACTTCTCTCCAGCCGTTGTCAATGGGTTTGACTCTGTAAAGGCTGTGGATTGGGGTTGTACACTGCGAGTAGTTGAACCAATCCCTAATAATTTATCCCATATTGGAATTCGCGCCCATCAAATTAGTTTCAGTAAAAATGCAAATCAGGAAAATACTTTCCCTTGTTGGTTGGCAAATTCCATAGAAACTCCCCATAGAATGACACTGTTTTTGAAGTTGCAAAGTCCTGCTGAAAATGGTGGGGATTATCACCTGCAAGCTGAGGTTTTTAAAGAAAAATGGGTGACAATTAAAGACCAGCCTTTTCCTTGGTATGTGCAGTTGGATTCGTCGCGGTTGATTTTGATGGAATAA
- a CDS encoding agenet domain-containing protein, translated as MKIKKLIFAATFMATCVGIDIPSAFAVSSPCSVGQKAEVLWKGKWYPAEVLNVKNNKCYVTYEGYDSSWNEWVEARRFRASFKTGDSVRIFWKGKWYPGKILNVGKNSYKVTYTGYDSSWDESVEPARVSR; from the coding sequence ATGAAGATAAAAAAATTAATTTTCGCAGCTACTTTCATGGCAACTTGTGTAGGAATAGATATTCCTAGTGCTTTTGCAGTTTCTTCTCCTTGCTCTGTAGGGCAAAAAGCCGAAGTGCTCTGGAAAGGGAAATGGTATCCCGCAGAGGTACTCAATGTGAAAAATAATAAGTGTTATGTGACCTACGAAGGCTACGATAGCTCTTGGAATGAGTGGGTTGAAGCTAGACGCTTTCGGGCATCATTCAAAACTGGAGATTCAGTGAGAATTTTTTGGAAAGGGAAATGGTACCCAGGGAAAATTCTAAATGTAGGTAAAAACAGTTACAAAGTTACTTACACTGGCTACGATAGCTCTTGGGATGAGTCGGTTGAACCAGCACGGGTAAGTAGATAG
- the modA gene encoding molybdate ABC transporter substrate-binding protein produces MNRRRFFAFVGLTVASLLLAIGLPLRSVSTSNLVAQSNGSLLVSTAASLKEVMEEIKTNYQQSKPGVTINYNFGASGSLLQQIQQGAPADIFISAGKKQVDTLEQSGKLVAGTRSILAKNRLVLIVPKSAVGVTSFFNLTGNSIRKIAIGEPRSVPAGQYAEQVLKKLGIFEKVKTKFVYANNVRQVLAAVESGNADAGLVYRTDAKISNKVKTVVAADEKYHSPIVYPMGVLKQSKNVAAATDFVKYLSSEQAKITLKKYGFILP; encoded by the coding sequence ATGAACAGAAGACGATTTTTTGCTTTCGTTGGTTTGACGGTTGCGAGTTTATTGCTGGCAATTGGTTTACCCTTACGATCTGTGTCAACCTCGAATTTAGTAGCACAGTCAAATGGTAGTTTGTTGGTATCTACTGCCGCTAGCTTAAAGGAAGTAATGGAGGAAATAAAAACTAACTACCAACAAAGTAAGCCTGGAGTCACCATCAATTATAATTTTGGTGCTTCTGGTTCCTTGTTGCAACAAATTCAGCAAGGTGCTCCGGCTGACATTTTTATCTCTGCGGGTAAAAAGCAGGTAGATACCTTGGAACAGTCAGGTAAACTGGTTGCTGGCACTCGCAGCATTTTAGCAAAAAACCGCCTAGTATTGATTGTCCCTAAGAGTGCAGTTGGTGTAACTAGTTTTTTCAACTTGACTGGAAATAGTATCAGGAAAATTGCGATTGGTGAACCCAGGAGTGTACCTGCTGGACAGTACGCAGAGCAAGTTTTGAAGAAGTTGGGTATTTTCGAGAAAGTGAAGACAAAGTTTGTCTACGCGAATAATGTGCGTCAAGTTTTAGCTGCGGTAGAAAGTGGAAATGCTGATGCGGGTTTGGTTTATCGAACCGATGCCAAAATTTCTAACAAGGTAAAAACTGTTGTTGCGGCAGATGAGAAATATCATTCACCAATTGTATATCCAATGGGGGTATTGAAGCAGAGTAAAAATGTGGCTGCTGCGACAGATTTTGTTAAGTATTTATCTAGTGAACAGGCTAAAATTACCCTCAAAAAATACGGATTTATTTTGCCTTAA
- a CDS encoding ISAzo13-like element ISCasp1 family transposase translates to MRKQGAVINIREKYREISPYLNERTRRIWAGTEALGLGYGGITAVSEATGLSQNTIRSGIEELLLSSENPTQTARIRSRGGGRKKLTMADKTLKQDLDSLVEPTSRGDPESPLRWSCKSLAKLASELKNMGHKVCSKTVSTLLKSMGYSLQGNRKTQEGKHNPDRDQQFVHINRTVRQFQNQKHPVISVDTKKKELIGNYKNSGVEWEPSSSPTQVKVHDFVDPELGKAIPYGVYDLQHNQAWVSVGIDHDTASFAVETIRNWWFNMGKPLYPDSQHLLITADCGGSNSYRSRLWKLKLQEFAEQTGLTVHVCHFPPGTSKWNRIEHRLFCHISQNWRGRPLDSLMVIVSLIGNTSTKHGLTVHAQVDPNQYQIGIKVSDEDFNAIAITKDTFHGEWNYQISPRNST, encoded by the coding sequence ATGCGCAAACAGGGTGCAGTAATCAATATTAGAGAAAAATACAGAGAAATAAGCCCTTACTTAAATGAACGAACACGTAGGATTTGGGCAGGAACAGAGGCTTTGGGGTTAGGATATGGGGGAATTACAGCAGTATCAGAGGCAACAGGTTTAAGTCAAAATACCATTCGCTCAGGCATAGAAGAATTACTTTTGTCGAGTGAAAATCCGACGCAAACGGCAAGGATACGCAGTCGTGGTGGTGGACGTAAAAAATTGACGATGGCAGATAAAACTTTAAAGCAAGATTTAGACTCTTTGGTAGAACCAACAAGCCGTGGAGACCCAGAATCACCCCTGCGTTGGAGTTGTAAGAGTTTAGCAAAACTAGCTTCAGAGTTAAAAAACATGGGACATAAGGTATGCAGCAAAACTGTTTCAACCTTACTTAAAAGTATGGGCTATAGCTTACAAGGAAATCGCAAAACTCAGGAAGGCAAACATAACCCTGACAGAGACCAGCAATTTGTTCACATTAATAGAACTGTACGACAGTTCCAAAATCAGAAACATCCAGTAATTTCAGTGGACACAAAGAAGAAAGAATTAATCGGTAACTATAAAAATTCTGGCGTGGAGTGGGAACCTTCTTCGTCACCCACTCAAGTCAAAGTTCACGACTTTGTTGACCCGGAGTTAGGCAAAGCAATACCTTACGGCGTATACGATTTACAACATAATCAAGCTTGGGTAAGTGTAGGTATTGACCACGACACAGCATCGTTTGCAGTCGAGACAATACGGAATTGGTGGTTCAATATGGGAAAACCATTATATCCAGATAGTCAGCATCTTCTGATTACAGCCGATTGCGGAGGTAGTAATAGCTACCGTAGCCGCCTCTGGAAACTGAAATTACAAGAGTTTGCGGAGCAAACAGGATTAACTGTTCACGTTTGCCATTTTCCACCTGGAACTAGCAAATGGAATCGAATCGAGCATCGATTATTCTGCCATATTTCTCAAAACTGGCGAGGACGACCCTTGGATAGCTTAATGGTGATTGTAAGCTTGATTGGTAATACAAGTACAAAACATGGCTTAACAGTTCACGCACAAGTAGACCCAAATCAGTATCAAATAGGTATTAAAGTATCCGATGAAGACTTCAATGCTATTGCCATCACAAAAGATACTTTTCATGGTGAATGGAACTATCAAATTAGCCCTAGAAATTCAACGTAG
- a CDS encoding response regulator transcription factor, with product MAVVKLEKHKIYGHLAVKKKLDILVVDDHQLILTGTLDILIRQHPEANILKAQTAKETLTLLQSQAFDLIILDLSIPHDQEQIAEIDTGIKLLQTLLKEYPDRNFMVQTSYVKALIRIKHEIDNHLAGFAIADKGLPEMEMLMRVNLALQGGTHTKDIKTGIELKPEWLEVLRLAFEESLTDKAIADRMYKSERAVRTYWTKIQDVLGVYPEDCKESGKNMRIQTEIRSREEGLLD from the coding sequence ATGGCAGTAGTAAAGTTAGAAAAACATAAAATTTATGGGCATTTAGCAGTGAAAAAAAAACTCGATATTTTGGTTGTCGATGACCATCAATTAATTTTGACTGGAACCCTGGATATATTAATTAGACAGCATCCAGAAGCCAATATACTGAAGGCTCAGACAGCTAAAGAGACACTGACTTTACTTCAATCTCAAGCATTTGACCTAATCATACTGGATTTGTCGATTCCCCATGATCAAGAGCAAATAGCAGAAATTGATACCGGAATTAAGCTTTTGCAAACTTTACTCAAAGAATATCCCGATCGCAATTTCATGGTACAAACTAGCTATGTGAAGGCGTTAATCCGGATTAAACACGAGATTGACAACCATCTAGCAGGGTTTGCGATCGCAGATAAAGGATTGCCCGAAATGGAAATGTTGATGCGGGTTAATTTAGCGCTTCAAGGTGGTACTCACACGAAAGACATCAAAACGGGGATTGAACTTAAACCCGAATGGTTGGAGGTGTTGCGCTTGGCTTTTGAAGAGAGTTTGACAGATAAAGCGATCGCCGATAGGATGTACAAGTCTGAACGAGCAGTACGTACTTACTGGACAAAAATTCAGGATGTGTTGGGAGTATACCCAGAAGACTGTAAGGAAAGCGGTAAGAATATGCGAATCCAAACCGAAATTCGTTCCCGTGAAGAAGGTTTACTTGATTAA
- a CDS encoding CHASE2 domain-containing protein codes for MGRRIWNRIHQELGLWSQAAPPGIMVLVVVMLIRAIGGMQSLESMLLDTMLRLRPVEKLDERVVIVGIDEKDIQWVGQYPVPDEKIAQLLTKLETYQPLAIGLDIFKNVPVEPGSKELTRLFQENTNIIGIEKILPPGETPPPRSLPPEQIGFVDLPNDGDSKNRRYLLYTPNPHNVSQDKYSLALRLVIKYFKNNAITIATGKNDPNTIMFGGVELPRITKNFGGYVNVDDGGVSIMMNFRNNSQAFRTVSLRDVLNEKVDAKLLRDRIVLVGNRNMSTGDVFYTSSLPNLKLSGQIYGIEYHAHVISQILSNVIDNRPMLNSWGDMQEYIWIFIWGFLPIIIGRITQSVWKNILSVGTAGFFLFSCGYVMLWVWGIWIPIAPSFVILAMNGVGLSAFAFYQHDRFLRSQINERQNTIQNTFTIIHNGPLQTLAYGLQHLRAQDIPYEQLVGQFEKLNREIREIGEFLKLEALTEEESLRLGSGLILELNRPLHDLLYEVYSSTLERQDFENFQALKVKIRNFDPIDDKYLSKECKRRICLFLEEALCNVGKHAQGVKRVQASGIFIGNIYKLSVKDNGSGIKSKQENKGTKNSKILARQLEGEFRRESLSPRGTICELSWIPIKKF; via the coding sequence ATGGGAAGGAGAATATGGAATCGCATTCACCAAGAGTTGGGGTTATGGTCACAGGCTGCACCTCCAGGGATAATGGTGTTGGTTGTGGTGATGTTGATCCGTGCTATTGGAGGAATGCAATCTTTAGAATCGATGCTCCTCGATACTATGTTACGTCTGCGTCCGGTGGAAAAACTCGATGAACGTGTCGTAATTGTGGGTATCGATGAAAAGGATATTCAATGGGTGGGACAATACCCAGTTCCAGATGAAAAAATTGCCCAGTTACTAACTAAGTTAGAAACCTATCAACCGTTAGCAATTGGATTAGATATTTTTAAAAATGTTCCTGTGGAACCTGGGAGCAAAGAACTCACGCGGTTGTTTCAGGAAAATACCAATATTATTGGGATTGAAAAAATCTTACCACCGGGAGAAACTCCCCCACCTCGAAGTTTACCACCTGAACAAATCGGATTTGTTGATTTACCTAATGATGGGGATAGCAAAAATCGACGTTATTTGTTGTACACACCTAATCCTCACAATGTTAGTCAAGATAAATATTCTCTAGCGCTACGGTTAGTTATTAAATACTTTAAAAACAATGCAATTACCATCGCCACAGGTAAAAATGACCCCAATACAATAATGTTTGGTGGGGTCGAATTACCCCGCATCACCAAAAATTTTGGTGGATACGTGAACGTTGATGATGGGGGAGTCTCAATTATGATGAACTTCCGTAACAATTCTCAGGCTTTTCGCACTGTGTCGCTACGAGATGTTCTCAACGAGAAAGTTGATGCGAAATTGTTACGCGATCGCATTGTCTTAGTTGGCAACCGCAATATGAGTACCGGGGATGTTTTTTATACATCTTCGTTGCCGAACTTAAAATTAAGCGGTCAAATTTATGGCATTGAATATCATGCTCATGTCATCAGTCAAATTCTGAGTAATGTCATCGATAATCGTCCAATGTTGAACAGTTGGGGAGATATGCAAGAGTATATATGGATATTTATTTGGGGTTTTCTACCGATTATAATTGGACGAATAACCCAATCTGTGTGGAAAAATATACTTAGTGTTGGTACAGCCGGATTTTTTCTGTTTAGCTGCGGTTATGTAATGCTGTGGGTGTGGGGTATATGGATTCCTATTGCACCGAGTTTCGTGATATTAGCGATGAATGGGGTTGGCTTGAGTGCTTTTGCATTTTACCAGCACGATCGATTCTTGCGATCGCAAATTAACGAACGTCAAAATACAATTCAAAATACTTTTACAATTATACATAATGGTCCTTTGCAAACCCTTGCCTATGGATTACAGCATCTACGTGCCCAAGATATTCCTTACGAACAGCTAGTTGGGCAATTTGAAAAACTAAATCGAGAAATTCGAGAAATTGGCGAATTTCTCAAACTTGAAGCACTAACTGAAGAAGAGAGTTTGCGTTTAGGTAGTGGATTAATCCTTGAATTAAATCGACCACTTCACGATTTATTATATGAAGTTTATTCAAGCACTTTGGAACGTCAAGACTTTGAAAACTTTCAAGCATTAAAAGTTAAAATTCGTAATTTTGACCCGATTGATGATAAGTATTTGAGTAAAGAATGTAAGCGGAGAATCTGCCTATTTCTGGAGGAAGCTTTGTGTAATGTTGGTAAACATGCTCAAGGAGTCAAGCGAGTTCAAGCATCTGGTATTTTTATTGGGAATATATATAAGCTATCGGTAAAAGATAACGGTTCAGGAATTAAATCAAAGCAAGAAAATAAAGGTACAAAAAATTCTAAAATTCTTGCCAGACAATTAGAAGGAGAATTTCGACGGGAATCACTTTCTCCTCGTGGGACTATATGCGAACTTAGTTGGATACCTATAAAAAAGTTTTAA
- a CDS encoding DUF928 domain-containing protein yields the protein MRHQPFRFWRNSHRFTSLVVGVLFLMTTFPASAEFKPRDRKPASGNTSAGGSRGCSSSGIPLTQLAPQTFVGKTASARPTFAWYMSSSQNVRFRLFEFNSAKSVKQLGKVQEIPTIVGINQLKLPLKYPELTVGKTYLWQIAIDCNNDTILNQAEFTVIQPQSLPKSQFTTISERVNYYAENELWYEAMEEALKATDNAKLGEIGTTLVQQLAQSEISTGSDSNIDLKNIQQRIEHLQKIASEN from the coding sequence ATGAGACATCAACCTTTTCGATTTTGGCGCAATAGCCATAGATTTACAAGCTTAGTTGTAGGAGTGCTTTTCTTGATGACTACATTCCCTGCATCTGCCGAATTTAAACCACGCGATCGCAAACCAGCTAGCGGCAATACTAGTGCGGGTGGTTCCCGTGGATGTTCAAGTAGCGGTATCCCCCTAACGCAACTTGCACCTCAGACATTTGTCGGTAAAACTGCCTCTGCACGTCCAACGTTTGCTTGGTATATGTCAAGTTCTCAAAATGTGCGATTCCGACTGTTTGAATTTAATTCTGCAAAAAGCGTGAAACAACTTGGCAAAGTTCAAGAAATACCCACGATAGTTGGGATTAATCAGCTAAAACTTCCCCTCAAGTACCCTGAACTCACAGTAGGTAAAACCTATTTATGGCAAATCGCCATTGATTGCAACAATGACACAATTCTTAACCAAGCAGAATTTACCGTCATCCAACCTCAATCACTCCCCAAAAGCCAGTTTACTACTATTTCCGAAAGGGTCAATTATTATGCTGAAAATGAACTGTGGTATGAAGCAATGGAAGAAGCATTGAAAGCAACCGATAATGCTAAACTGGGAGAAATTGGGACAACTTTAGTTCAACAACTTGCACAGTCAGAAATATCAACTGGTAGTGACAGCAACATAGATCTAAAAAATATTCAGCAACGAATTGAACATCTCCAGAAAATTGCGAGCGAAAACTGA